In Desulfatiglans sp., the sequence GTGGAAGGGTTTCTTCCACGTCTGTCTTTTTTTTCTTTAACACAGAATTTGCCGAACCCGGAAATGAGAACATCCTCTTTGTTTTCAAGCTTACCCTTTATGTTATTTAAAAGGGCTTCTATAATAGAGGTTGCTTTGCTTTTTGGGATATCAAGATTTTCATACAATGAATTTACCAGATCATCTTTTGTAAGTGTCATTGATCACTACTCCTGTGAGAAATAATGTTTAACAATGTTGCGGCATTTCGTTTTGAGGGTAAAAAATATAGCCAAATCGGTGATTTGTCAAGGAATAGATTGCTGCCCGGGTATTTATATGGGTCACTGAAACCCGAGATCAGGCATTGAAGATGAAAATAATATTTTTATTGTCAAAACATGAAGAACCAGCTATCTTACCGGTTTCCAGAAAAGCATCTCCATGAAAAAACCGGGTGGAATACCTCCATGATAATGATGATGAATTATTATCAGGCTGCTATTGATATCTGATACGCTATTCCAGGTGAAGCGGTTTCTAATGGCATATTAAGAGGAACTTCAAAATGACAGAAAACACTGAAATAAATATCTTAAAAAGGATAATTAATGAACAGGGGAAAGAGATTGCTGTGCTCAAGGATGAAAATGCGCGATTAAAAAACAGCGAGGAGCAATACAGCCATCTCTTTGATAATACACCTGCGGCAATTACCCTTGCGACCATTAAAGGAAAATTGTTGACCGCAAACCGGACCATGACAAAAATGACCGGGTATACACTTGAGGAGCTAAAAAAATCGAACATGCAGGATCTCTATGAAAACCCCGGTGACAGGAAGACCATAATAGAGATGTTAAAAAAGGAAGGTTCCCTGATCAATACCCCCATGAGGCTTAAAAGAAAAGATGGTTCGGTTTATAATGGTTTGCTTACCCTTTCAAGGATACATCAGTCAGGAAAGGAAGACCTGCTTCAGTGTATATGCCTGGATATTTCAGAACTCGATAAAATAGAATCTGAAAAAAAGATATTGCAGGAAAGGCTTGAACAGTCTAGAAAACTTGATTCCATGGCCGTGCTGGCTGGCGGCGTGGCCCACCAGTTCAATAATGCCCTTGCCGCTATTGTCGGGAATATTGAACTGCTAGAAATGACAGCAAAACCTGTAAATGTATATGCACGGTACATAAAACCAGTAAAAGAGACCGCATACCGTATGGCAGACCTTACTGATCAGCTCCTTGATTATGCCAGGGGAACAGATTTTAAACCCAAAAATTTTTCTATAAGCGACTTTCTTAAAGAGACCCTTCCACTTTTAAAGCAGAGCATGAAACCTGGCATAACAATCCATACTGATCTGCCAGAGAAAATGTCCTTCATAGATGGTGATTATTCAAAGCTCCAGATGGCATTATCAGCTATCCTTTCAAATTCATCCGAGGCAATATCCGAGGCCGGCAATATCTGGATCACAGCTAAAGAAATCACCTTTACCACTCAGGATATAAAAAAGATGCCTGATATTGAGGAGGGTAAATACATAGAACTCTCCATAAGGGATGATGGAAAGGGCATGGACAAAAAAACAAGCAGCAGGGTCTTTGAACCCTTCTTTTCGACCAAGTTTTATGGAAGCGGGCTCGGGATGTCAGCAGTATACGGCATTATAAAAAAACATGAAGGGACAATTATGCTTGAATCGGCTGCAAACAGGGGCACTTGCATCAAGATATATTTAAAGCCTGTAGAAAAGGAAGCTGAAACAGCGGGTGCTTCAAATCGCCCTCTTTCAAAGGGCACAGGGAATGTACTTCTTGTGGAGGATGAACAGGTTGTAATGGATGTGAACCAGGCGATACTTGAAAAGCTGGGGTTTACTGTATTAAAGGCAAAAACAGGGCAGGAGGCAATCAATATAGCGGAATCGTTTAAGGGAGATATTGATCTCACACTGCTGGATGCCCTGCTCCCTGATATGGACGGTGCAGCAGTTTACTCGCAGCTATCTGAAAAAAGGCCGGGCATAAGGGTTATAGTATGCAGCGGATTTTCTGCTGACGGCCCTGCCCAGAGTATTATCGATGCAGGGGCATGGGGATTTATACAGAAACCCTTCTCGTTCAATGCGCTCTCTGAAAAGATCAGGGAGGCATTAAAAAACTGAACTCTTTTCTGAAAGGGTATCCGATAGGGAAATGAACTCATCAAGGCTCACAGTTTCAGCCCTCCTTAAAGGGTCAATCCCGCATTCATCGAGCGCCCATGAAATGTGGTCATTTTCAAAATGGCCGTTAATTACCTTGAGTGAGTTCTTAATGGTCTTTCTTCTCTGTGCGAATGCCCCCCTTACAACAAGTTCAAACACCCTGATATCCTTTGCCCTTACAGGGTGAGGCCTTTCAAGGTCTATTGAGATCACCATAGACCCTACCTTTGGCCTGGGCGAAAAGGCATCCTTTTCCACCCTCAGTAACCGGGTTACGGTCGATTCATATCTTGTCATTACAGTAATGGCGCCGTAATCCTTTGTTCCAGGCCCGGAACATAACCTCTCGGCAAATTCATACTGGAGCATCAGAACCGCCCTGCTGAAATATTGTTTATTGGTGATAAATCTTTCAAGAAACGGCGATGAGATATTATATGGAAGATTCCCCATTACCTTGATCCTGTTTTTTGCTCCTGTGATGGCGTCAAGATCCACCCTCAGGATATCTCCCTCAATAACCAGAACATTACTGATATTAGCCTCCCCAAGCCTCTGCCTGAGGTGGTTTACCATGCGACCGTCCTTTTCAACAGCTGTTACACTATTCACCTCTTTTGCAAGGGGTATTGTAAGAGCGCCCATGCCCGGCCCTATCTCAAGGATATCATCTGACTTATCCAGACCTGCCTTTGTGATAATCTCTCTTATTATACCCTGATCAACAAGAAAATGCTGTCCGAGCCGTTTATTGGGCCTGAGACCTCTGGCAGGTTTAACTGACATATCTGTTTCCAGTTTTATATTTAATTTTATAGAGGGGATGTATCATGCTTATTTCAGCTTTTTGATATCTTTAACAGGAAACCTTGACCTGACATCAATATTGAAATCTGTATAATCATTCTTAACTGCCCTGAAAAAACCTGCAAGGGCAATCATTGCGCCGTTATCAGTACAATAGGCAGGCATTGGAAAGAATACCTTGAAGCCCTCCTTAATGGAGCGCAGGGTAAGTTTTTCGCGCAGCGTCCTGTTGCAGGCTACCCCTCCTGCAAGCACAAGGGATGAGACATGACTCTTTTTTCCTGCCATAATCAGTTTATCAATGAGGACATCAAAAACTGCCTCCTGAAAGGATGCCGCAATATCCTCCAGCTTAATAGTATTTGCCTTTTCCCTCCCCTGCTTTTCCCATTTGTCTATATATAACGCCACTGCGGTCTTAAGCCCGCTGAAACTGAAATCCAGGGATTCATCAGAGATATATGCCCTCGGGAATTGTACAGCATCAGACCTTCCTGATCTAGCTTTTGCCTCAATGATTGCTCCTCCCGGATAACCAAGGCCCAGGAGTTTGGCCACCTTGTCAAATGCCTCACCAGCTGCATCATCAAGGGTCTGCCCCATAAGTTCATAATCACCTGGTGCCTTTACAAAGTACAGGCTTGTATGCCCCCCTGAAACTGTAAGGGCGGTAAAGGGGAAATCCGGATGATCCTCTTCAAGCAGGATAGAAAGAATATGCCCCTCAAGGTGATTAACTGCAACAAGGGGGATTTTATTAAAATAGGCGACTGATTTTGCATAATAGAGCCCCACCAGAAGCGACCCTATCAGGCCAGGCCCTATGGTTACTGCAATGGCGTTAATATCCTCCGGTTTAAGCCCAGCGTTTGCCAGTGCCTTATCCACAACAGGGACTATATTTCTTATATGCTCCCTTGATGCAAGTTCAGGCACAACACCGCCATAGGGGTTGTGAAGCTTGATCTGCGAATGGATTACATTTGAAATTACCGAATTACCGTCTGTTATTACAGCAGCAGAAGTGTCATCACAGGATGTGTCAATTCCAAGAATTTTCATATAAATAAAATGCTCTCATATTATGATTTTCAGGGTTTAAATTTATTCAACAGTTTTTTAAAAATATTTTCATTAAGTATCTCAATAAGGATCAGGGTAATATTGTCTCCTCCCCCGCCTTTATTCGCCTCATCAATAAGCCCCTTTACTTTATTTTCAAGAGACGTGGCCGAATCAGAAAGGATTAACCTGATTACTTTCTCATCAACATAGTTAATAAGCCCGTCTGAACAGATAAGTATCATATCCCCGGCCTCAGGAACGACCTTTTTCACATAGACCTCAACAGTGTCATTTATGCCTATTACCCTCGTAAGGGTATTCATCATGAGGGGGTTGCTTGACCCGAAAGAGTCATCAATCCCCATATTTTTCTGTTCCGCTGCAATGGAATGTACCTCTGATATAAGGGTCATGCGGCCATTCTTAAAAGAATAAACAGGACTGTCACCCACATTTACCAGCCACATGGCCTCTTTCTCTGTAGCAATAATGGAGACAGTGGAACCCATCCTGAAATATTCCGGGTTTTTCTGGGATTCATATACCTTCTTGTTTGCGATATAGACAAAATTTACAAGATTTTTCGCCTTCTCTGATATATTTTTCAAGACAGGTCTGATCAAAAAGGGTTCATTTTTGGATTGAAGCCTTGTCCAGTAATCAGATATTGTGTCTACCACCATCCGGCTTGCAACTTCACCAGCCCTGTGTCCTCCCATGCCATCGGCCACTATGAAAAGACCCAGGTCTTCCCTGATGAGATATGCATCCTCATTAATCTTTCTTTTAAGGCCGATATCAGTACCGGCAGCAAATTTCAGTTTCATGCTTTTTTAACCCGGGATTAATAAATAGCAACAGTTTAATTATACCGGTTTTTTCCTGTCAGAAATCTCATCTATCTTTTTTATCACAGTTCTTAAATGCAGGGCCATGTGCCCTGCCTTTTGATACCTTTTCGCGGCCTCTTTTTCAAGGGCTTTATCAACAATCTTTTCAACAACACCAGGTACCCTCGGATTAATGGTCTTAAGAGAGGATTGTTTCTCTTTTGCGATCATATACATAAGGGAGGTGATATCATCCCCAGCAAAGGGTTTTTCACCGCAGAGAAGTTCAAAAAGTACAACCCCAAGAGAAAAGATATCTGACCTGCCATCAACCTTTTCCCCTGATACCTGCTCAGGTGACATATAGGATGGCGTGCCCATAATAATGCCCGTCTTTGTCCTTGATGATGTTGTTATCCTTGCAATACCAAAATCGGTAACCTTAATCTCCCCGGTTACATTAATACGCATTATATTTGCCGGCTTGATATCCCTGTGCACAATCCCCTTTCCGTGTGCAAAATCGAGCGCCTCGGCAACCTGTGCAGCAATGGAAAGGGTTTCCCGGATAGGCAGAAGGTTTCCCTTTACCGTATGTCTGCCAAGGTCTTTACCATTAAGGTATTCCATGGCAATATAGGCCAGATCACCCTCTTCCCCTGCATCATATATTTTGACAATGTTTGGATGTGAAAGCAGGCCGGCTGATTCTGCCTCACGGAAAAACCTCTCCTTCATCTCCTTGATCATACCCTCGTCAAAGTCAGAAAGCCTGACAGTTTTAATGGCTACAGTACGATCTATCTTCAGGTCTACTCCCTTGTATACTGTACCCATGGCACCACGACCCAGTTCAGAAATAATATTATAACGCCTAAATGTTGGACTGGTGTCGTAATTTTTAAGTGCTGCACCGACACCCCCGGGGCGACCTGCTTCCCCCCCGAATATCATTGTATCCTCTGCCTCTTTCAGTTTAGGGGTCTTTTCAGCAAAATCTTTATAATCCTTTTTTAAAGAATCCGCCGCTACCTTTTTTTTTGTCTTTCCAGCAGTAAGAAATCTTTTGGTGATGATAAGTATATAACCGATAACAAGGATCATGAGCGGTAGAGAGATATCAAGCCAGATATTTTTATTTAAAAAAAGGGCAACGGCTGTCGTTCCATAGGCGATAAATAAGATAAATGCAGTTACTGCGCCTGTTCCTGTCCTGAGCCCTGGGAGTATAAATGTTATAAAAACCCCGAAAAATAAAAGGGCTGCAAGCGTAATAAATCCAGTCCAGAAAGGCTTCAGGTAAAACCTCTGGTTCAGTATATTATCGACTGTATTTGCAAGCAACTCAACAACGGGCATCTGCTCTGATACCGGGGTCTTATACTTATCTCCTATACCTGATGCAACATGGCCGATGATCACTATCTTGTCTTTAAAGATATTCATCCTGATTTCTTTATTCAGCACCTTTGTAAACCTGGTCTGATGAAAGGCAATACCTGGTTCCTTTTTCCAGTTGACAAGGGTGCCCATATCATATTCGAGGAGTGGAACCCTTATTGCAGGGCCAGGGGTAATTTTATAATCAATGTAACTACCTTTCTTACTGTCAAGTGATATGGTCATATTATCATCTTTAAGCCCCTTGAATAACCTTACAATGGATACAGCATATGAAGGCAGATAAATATCGTTCAGGTATCCAAGGACATGTCTCTGTATCCTTACCGCCCCGTCATTTGTATCAGGAAAAAGATGATTATGCCCTGATCCTGCGGCAACATCTGCAAATCGGTTCAGTGGCGGTGTAATCTTTGAAAACCATATTATATCATGGATGGACTCTTCACCGGCGCTGTTAATCTTTTTCAATGAATCCCTTGACACAAATGCTGGAGCTGTTTCATCCCGGCCCTGGCTTAGACTGTCAAAAAAGAAGGGGATTACCACATTACCGGCGTTTTTTATTGACTGTTCAAGCCTTGTGTCACTGTCAAGGGTCATCTCCGCATCAACCATCTTCTGGTAAAAGGCAATGCCATTGTTTTCTATCTGGGCAAGCCCCATTTCATCAAACTCCTGTTTCAGCCTCTTTATAGCCATCAGCCCTGCATTTTCTTCAGGTTCTGAAAAAAAGATATTGAGGGCAATCACCTTTGCCCCTGCCTCATGCAGGTTATCAATGCACCTTGCTATAATACTTCTTGTCCAGGGCCATCTCCCGAGCGTATTAATATCTTCGTCTGTGATGGTGACAAGCTCTATATCAGGGCTTATATCAGATGAGGCAGCCAAGTATGCCCTGAGATCATAACTCTTGAGCTCAATGGTATTGATAAAACTGAAAGCGCCGGAAAAAAATAGAACAACAAAGATAACAGTGGTTATCAGGCCGATTACCCAATCAGAAAAAAGTTTATGCAGTTTCATATCAGATCATCTCATCTTATGATAACAGTCTATCAACCTTTCAGAGGACTCAGAGACTGACATGGGGTGCTATCTTTAAAAAGGTCTTTTCACCTATGCCAGAAACACTCCTGAGTTCAATAATATCCTTAAATCCATCTCTTTTTATCCTTTCTTTTACTATCCTGCCGGCAAGGGATTTACCTATTCCAGGGATGGCGGTAAGCCCTTCAGGGGTCTCACTGTTCAGGTTAAGAGGTATTCCCAGGGTCATTTTTTGATAGGCCGAGAGTTCTCCTGCTTTACAAAAAAAATCCCCCCTTTTTTTTTCTCTCTTTACCTCGGACGTTTTTCTATTTCCCATAAGAGAATAATTAAGAAATAAGAGAAGCAAAAGGAATAACAAAAATCCCTTGAACCGCTTGCTATTCCTCTGCAATCTCTCTATCCCTTTATGACTCATAAGGCAAAACCCTTTTTAAGCCTTTCAGATATAACCGGATCATCCGAGTCTATCTCTATTGCCCTTTCATTATCATCCAGTATCTCTATTTTTACCTTTATAAATCCAGATGGGAAAAGCCCCGGTGACCTCTCTGCCCACTCGACAACAACAACACTCTTTTCATGAAAATAATCATCAAGACCAAGGAGTGTAATATCGTTCTGCTTATCCAGCCTGTAAAGGTCTATATGATACAAAAGGCATCTGCCTTCATATTCGTTAACGAGCGAAAAAGACGGGCTGCTTATCACCTCATCCGGGCTAACCCCAAGGCCTATGCCTATGCCTTTGGTGAGCCAGGTCTTCCCGCTCCCGAGTGTCCCGGACAGTGCAACCGCATCGCCTCCGATGAGGATGCTTCCGATTTTTTCACCTAACATGACGGTTTCATTATCTGATTTACTCAAGTATTTCAAGAGGTTTGCTCCATTTTAACTTTTATATACGTTCGATTCTAATATCTTTATCAACTCCGGGCAATAGATAATTTTCACCTTTGCATTAATACTATAAGTTTATACAAATAAGTTTTCCTCTATTTCATCTAAAATATCGGTTTCTGTAATCGAAGAGGTTTTTTATGGTGTCGAATATTTTACTTAGTTTTGGGTTAAAAAGGGCGTAAAACAAACCCTATGGGAACCTCATTTTATTAATCAGCTATGCCACAACAATCAACCTCAAACGTCCAGGCTATTAACCACCTCTGTTAGTGTAGGATTATTTTGTTCACAGTTTTAGGGAATTCAAACCCTTTATAAGGGAATTCATTATACCAGGTATCTTATCCAGCAGATCAGATGCAATCATGCCTGACTCACCATTTTCTTCAGCATACATATCTGCTGCAAGACCATGGATATAAACGCCTGCTGTTGAGGCCTTTACCTCATTTAATCCTCTTGCAAGAAATCCGGAAATAATACCTGTAAGCACATCACCTGTGCCACCCGTTGCAAGGGCAGGGTTTCCGGTCGGGTTGATGTTGAGAACACCATTCGGCTCTGCGACTATCGTTCCTGCACCCTTTAAAACAAGGTTGCAGCCTCTCTTTTTTGCAAATTCACGGGATATGTTCAGGCGGTTTTGCTGGATATCCCTTGTCGTCAGACCAGTGAGCCTCCCCATTTCACCGGGATGTGGTGTAAGTATCCTCCTCTGGTCAAGAAGATCAAGCATCTCCGGGTTCATGGAGATAGCATTTAGTGCATCCGCATCTATCACCATGGGCAGGCTGCACCTTTTTATTATCTCACATACAAGCCTTACTGTTTCAGGGTTTGTGGATAACCCGGGGCCAATGGCCATAGCCGTTTTATCTGAAGCAATCCTTAATATATCATCAAGGGCATCATAAGAAAGCGTACCTGCTTTTGTCTCAGGAAGGGGCACTGTCATGGCCTCTGTAAGCTTGCATTCAATTATACTATTAAGGCTCGCAGGAATACCCACTGTTACAAGACCGGCACCAGCACGTAATGCGCCCATTGCAGTTAATGCAGCAGCGCCTGTCTTACCGGTTGAACCTGCTATAATAAGCAGGTGCCCCTTTGTGCCTTTGTGTGCCTCCGGCTTATCAGTTGACAGCTCACTTTTAAAATCATCAGGCTTAATAAGCCTGCGTGTTATCTCAAGTCTTGATGCTATCATCTCCGGTATGCCGATATCAACTGTAACAAGCCTTCCTGTAAAGGCTCTCCCCGGGTAAACATAATGTCCCGGCTTTGCAAACCCGAATGTAACAGTGAGATCACCCTTGACCGCAGCGCCCATTATCTCGCCTGTATCCGCATTCAGGCCTGATGGTATATCAATGGACATCACATGCTTATTTGAATTATTCACCGCATTTATTATATTTTTATATACCCCTGTTACAGGTGAGTTAAGCCCGATGCCAAAAATACCATCTATTATATAGCTGTACCCTGAAAGCCTGTGAGTAAAAGCTTCAAATTCCGCATCATCAGGGATTTCAGATATTTCAATTCCGAGTTTTTCTATTACTGAAAGATTAATAAAGGCATCACCTGAAATGGCAGATCTTTCCCCTGTAATAATAACAGATACCCTCATACCAAAGTTATGGAGATACCTTGCCATTACATAACCGTCCCCGCCATTATTTCCCTTTCCGCAGATAACAAGAATTGAAGAACCTTCAGAAGGATTGAAATGATCTATGAAAACTTCTGTTGCGCCCTTTGCGGCGTTTTCCATGAGAACAACACCAGGAATGCCAGCCTCCTCTATGGTAAGCCGGTCCATCTCACGCATCTCAGAAGCGGTTACAAGTCTCATAGCTATTTCTCCAGGGTAACCATTGCAACACCATATTCATCTTCATCAGAAAGACTCACATGATAACCCGTTACACCCTCCTTTTCACATATGGAGAGGGATATCCCATGAACTTTAAGACAGGGCTTTCCGCTCTTAAGATGATATACCTCTATATCCTTCCAGAACACCCCCATCTTCATGCCTGTTCCAAGGGCCTTTGAGAATGCCTCTTTCGCGGCAAAGCGGAGTGCAAATGCCTGGTAAGGCCTGATACGTTTCAGGCAGAAGGCCTTTTCATCAGGGGTAAAGACCCTGTCAATGAACTTGTCGCCCCATTTATTTATGACCGTCTCAATGCGGGAGATCTTAACTATATCAACGCCAGTTCCAAAAATCATATATTATAAAACCTTATATTTATACATTGATGTAAATACAGTAGAATATTTTTACCACGGAGATCACGGAGGTCACGGAGTTTTTTCTTTTAAGTTTTTCTCCGTGCTCTTCGTGTCCTCCGGGGTTAATTATAAGTATGTATTTCATTCGCCACAGAATTTATGCCAAAAAGCAAAAAGACTCTTAGCTAAAAATCCTTTACCAGTTCGACCATTTCTCTTACTGCCTTTTCAAACCCAACATAGATGGCCTTTGAGACAATCACGTGGCCTATGCTGTATTCCTCTATCTGGGGGAGAACAGAGAATCTTTTTATATTTGTATAATTCAGGCCATGTCCCGCGCTTATCCCAAGGTCAAGGCTATGCGCAGTCTCAACCGCCTTTACAATCCGCTTGAACCTTTCTTCTGCTTTCAACTCGTTTCCTGCCTCAGAATATTGGCCTGTATGAATCTCAATAATATCACCG encodes:
- a CDS encoding integration host factor subunit alpha produces the protein MTLTKDDLVNSLYENLDIPKSKATSIIEALLNNIKGKLENKEDVLISGFGKFCVKEKKDRRGRNPSTGEDLTLDARRVVVFKCSGVLRETVNGAERNDVAER
- a CDS encoding response regulator — its product is MTENTEINILKRIINEQGKEIAVLKDENARLKNSEEQYSHLFDNTPAAITLATIKGKLLTANRTMTKMTGYTLEELKKSNMQDLYENPGDRKTIIEMLKKEGSLINTPMRLKRKDGSVYNGLLTLSRIHQSGKEDLLQCICLDISELDKIESEKKILQERLEQSRKLDSMAVLAGGVAHQFNNALAAIVGNIELLEMTAKPVNVYARYIKPVKETAYRMADLTDQLLDYARGTDFKPKNFSISDFLKETLPLLKQSMKPGITIHTDLPEKMSFIDGDYSKLQMALSAILSNSSEAISEAGNIWITAKEITFTTQDIKKMPDIEEGKYIELSIRDDGKGMDKKTSSRVFEPFFSTKFYGSGLGMSAVYGIIKKHEGTIMLESAANRGTCIKIYLKPVEKEAETAGASNRPLSKGTGNVLLVEDEQVVMDVNQAILEKLGFTVLKAKTGQEAINIAESFKGDIDLTLLDALLPDMDGAAVYSQLSEKRPGIRVIVCSGFSADGPAQSIIDAGAWGFIQKPFSFNALSEKIREALKN
- the rsmA gene encoding ribosomal RNA small subunit methyltransferase A, giving the protein MSVKPARGLRPNKRLGQHFLVDQGIIREIITKAGLDKSDDILEIGPGMGALTIPLAKEVNSVTAVEKDGRMVNHLRQRLGEANISNVLVIEGDILRVDLDAITGAKNRIKVMGNLPYNISSPFLERFITNKQYFSRAVLMLQYEFAERLCSGPGTKDYGAITVMTRYESTVTRLLRVEKDAFSPRPKVGSMVISIDLERPHPVRAKDIRVFELVVRGAFAQRRKTIKNSLKVINGHFENDHISWALDECGIDPLRRAETVSLDEFISLSDTLSEKSSVF
- the tsaD gene encoding tRNA (adenosine(37)-N6)-threonylcarbamoyltransferase complex transferase subunit TsaD, with the translated sequence MKILGIDTSCDDTSAAVITDGNSVISNVIHSQIKLHNPYGGVVPELASREHIRNIVPVVDKALANAGLKPEDINAIAVTIGPGLIGSLLVGLYYAKSVAYFNKIPLVAVNHLEGHILSILLEEDHPDFPFTALTVSGGHTSLYFVKAPGDYELMGQTLDDAAGEAFDKVAKLLGLGYPGGAIIEAKARSGRSDAVQFPRAYISDESLDFSFSGLKTAVALYIDKWEKQGREKANTIKLEDIAASFQEAVFDVLIDKLIMAGKKSHVSSLVLAGGVACNRTLREKLTLRSIKEGFKVFFPMPAYCTDNGAMIALAGFFRAVKNDYTDFNIDVRSRFPVKDIKKLK
- a CDS encoding serine/threonine-protein phosphatase — encoded protein: MKLKFAAGTDIGLKRKINEDAYLIREDLGLFIVADGMGGHRAGEVASRMVVDTISDYWTRLQSKNEPFLIRPVLKNISEKAKNLVNFVYIANKKVYESQKNPEYFRMGSTVSIIATEKEAMWLVNVGDSPVYSFKNGRMTLISEVHSIAAEQKNMGIDDSFGSSNPLMMNTLTRVIGINDTVEVYVKKVVPEAGDMILICSDGLINYVDEKVIRLILSDSATSLENKVKGLIDEANKGGGGDNITLILIEILNENIFKKLLNKFKP
- a CDS encoding CHASE2 domain-containing protein translates to MKLHKLFSDWVIGLITTVIFVVLFFSGAFSFINTIELKSYDLRAYLAASSDISPDIELVTITDEDINTLGRWPWTRSIIARCIDNLHEAGAKVIALNIFFSEPEENAGLMAIKRLKQEFDEMGLAQIENNGIAFYQKMVDAEMTLDSDTRLEQSIKNAGNVVIPFFFDSLSQGRDETAPAFVSRDSLKKINSAGEESIHDIIWFSKITPPLNRFADVAAGSGHNHLFPDTNDGAVRIQRHVLGYLNDIYLPSYAVSIVRLFKGLKDDNMTISLDSKKGSYIDYKITPGPAIRVPLLEYDMGTLVNWKKEPGIAFHQTRFTKVLNKEIRMNIFKDKIVIIGHVASGIGDKYKTPVSEQMPVVELLANTVDNILNQRFYLKPFWTGFITLAALLFFGVFITFILPGLRTGTGAVTAFILFIAYGTTAVALFLNKNIWLDISLPLMILVIGYILIITKRFLTAGKTKKKVAADSLKKDYKDFAEKTPKLKEAEDTMIFGGEAGRPGGVGAALKNYDTSPTFRRYNIISELGRGAMGTVYKGVDLKIDRTVAIKTVRLSDFDEGMIKEMKERFFREAESAGLLSHPNIVKIYDAGEEGDLAYIAMEYLNGKDLGRHTVKGNLLPIRETLSIAAQVAEALDFAHGKGIVHRDIKPANIMRINVTGEIKVTDFGIARITTSSRTKTGIIMGTPSYMSPEQVSGEKVDGRSDIFSLGVVLFELLCGEKPFAGDDITSLMYMIAKEKQSSLKTINPRVPGVVEKIVDKALEKEAAKRYQKAGHMALHLRTVIKKIDEISDRKKPV
- a CDS encoding helix-hairpin-helix domain-containing protein, with the protein product MSHKGIERLQRNSKRFKGFLLFLLLLLFLNYSLMGNRKTSEVKREKKRGDFFCKAGELSAYQKMTLGIPLNLNSETPEGLTAIPGIGKSLAGRIVKERIKRDGFKDIIELRSVSGIGEKTFLKIAPHVSL
- the tsaE gene encoding tRNA (adenosine(37)-N6)-threonylcarbamoyltransferase complex ATPase subunit type 1 TsaE, with translation MLGEKIGSILIGGDAVALSGTLGSGKTWLTKGIGIGLGVSPDEVISSPSFSLVNEYEGRCLLYHIDLYRLDKQNDITLLGLDDYFHEKSVVVVEWAERSPGLFPSGFIKVKIEILDDNERAIEIDSDDPVISERLKKGFAL
- a CDS encoding NAD(P)H-hydrate dehydratase — protein: MRLVTASEMREMDRLTIEEAGIPGVVLMENAAKGATEVFIDHFNPSEGSSILVICGKGNNGGDGYVMARYLHNFGMRVSVIITGERSAISGDAFINLSVIEKLGIEISEIPDDAEFEAFTHRLSGYSYIIDGIFGIGLNSPVTGVYKNIINAVNNSNKHVMSIDIPSGLNADTGEIMGAAVKGDLTVTFGFAKPGHYVYPGRAFTGRLVTVDIGIPEMIASRLEITRRLIKPDDFKSELSTDKPEAHKGTKGHLLIIAGSTGKTGAAALTAMGALRAGAGLVTVGIPASLNSIIECKLTEAMTVPLPETKAGTLSYDALDDILRIASDKTAMAIGPGLSTNPETVRLVCEIIKRCSLPMVIDADALNAISMNPEMLDLLDQRRILTPHPGEMGRLTGLTTRDIQQNRLNISREFAKKRGCNLVLKGAGTIVAEPNGVLNINPTGNPALATGGTGDVLTGIISGFLARGLNEVKASTAGVYIHGLAADMYAEENGESGMIASDLLDKIPGIMNSLIKGLNSLKL
- a CDS encoding holo-ACP synthase — translated: MIFGTGVDIVKISRIETVINKWGDKFIDRVFTPDEKAFCLKRIRPYQAFALRFAAKEAFSKALGTGMKMGVFWKDIEVYHLKSGKPCLKVHGISLSICEKEGVTGYHVSLSDEDEYGVAMVTLEK